From Endozoicomonas sp. 8E, the proteins below share one genomic window:
- the rplI gene encoding 50S ribosomal protein L9 — protein MDVILLERVANLGNLGDKVTVKAGYGRNFLIPFSKAVPATKENVEAFEARRAELEKAANEKLAAAQKRAAEMAEIELTLTAKAGDEGKLFGSIGSRDLAEAITGAGVEVAKSEIRMGEGPIRATGEYDIAIQLHTDVAATIKVFVEAE, from the coding sequence ATGGACGTTATCCTGCTTGAGAGAGTTGCCAACCTTGGCAACCTGGGCGACAAGGTAACTGTTAAAGCCGGTTACGGTCGTAACTTTCTGATTCCTTTCAGCAAGGCTGTGCCTGCTACTAAGGAAAATGTTGAAGCTTTTGAAGCTCGTCGTGCCGAGCTGGAAAAGGCTGCTAACGAAAAACTGGCTGCTGCCCAGAAGCGTGCAGCTGAAATGGCTGAAATCGAACTGACCCTGACCGCCAAAGCGGGCGACGAAGGAAAGCTGTTCGGTTCTATCGGCTCACGTGATCTGGCTGAAGCCATCACTGGCGCTGGCGTTGAAGTAGCCAAGAGCGAAATTCGCATGGGCGAAGGTCCCATTCGCGCTACTGGCGAGTACGACATCGCTATCCAGCTGCACACTGACGTTGCAGCGACTATCAAGGTATTCGTTGAAGCTGAATAA